A portion of the Magnolia sinica isolate HGM2019 chromosome 17, MsV1, whole genome shotgun sequence genome contains these proteins:
- the LOC131231930 gene encoding N-terminal acetyltransferase A complex catalytic subunit NAA10-like, producing MVCIRQATIDDLLAMQACNLLCLPENYQMKYYLYHILSWPQLLYVAEDYGGRIVGYVLAKMEEESSECHGHITSLAVLRTHRKLGLATKLMTAAQNAMEQVFGADYVSLHVRRSNRAAFNLYTETLGYKIHDVEAKYYADGEDAYDMRKQLKGRQHQQHHHHHHHHHHHHHGGCCSSDGKAGDSSKTVSATATAGAAE from the coding sequence ATGGTTTGCATAAGGCAAGCTACAATCGACGACCTGCTGGCGATGCAGGCCTGCAACTTGCTCTGCCTCCCAGAGAACTACCAGATGAAGTATTACCTCTACCACATCCTTTCCTGGCCTCAGCTCCTCTACGTGGCCGAGGATTACGGCGGCCGCATCGTCGGCTACGTCCTTGCCAAGATGGAGGAGGAGTCTTCCGAGTGCCACGGCCACATAACCTCTCTTGCCGTACTCCGCACCCACCGCAAGCTCGGCCTCGCCACCAAACTCATGACTGCCGCCCAGAACGCCATGGAGCAGGTCTTCGGCGCCGACTACGTCTCTCTCCATGTCCGCCGCAGCAACCGCGCTGCCTTCAATCTCTACACTGAGACCCTCGGCTACAAGATCCATGATGTTGAGGCCAAGTACTATGCCGACGGTGAGGATGCTTATGACATGAGGAAGCAGCTCAAGGGAaggcagcaccagcagcaccaccaccaccatcaccaccaccaccaccaccatcatggAGGGTGTTGTTCGAGCGATGGTAAGGCCGGGGACTCCTCGAAAACTGTTTCCGCCACTGCCACTGCTGGTGCTGCTGAATGA